The Musa acuminata AAA Group cultivar baxijiao chromosome BXJ1-3, Cavendish_Baxijiao_AAA, whole genome shotgun sequence genome window below encodes:
- the LOC135637103 gene encoding uncharacterized protein LOC135637103: MALQTPKKLLQLKLLVHQNSGQVLYAEAGKDFVDFLFGLLGVPLGHAARLLTEDHMAGCLPTLCKSFHELEDGYFVHPADDRDAVFVPDASSPAFDILRSSSPSPPQTAKIYYRCSGADTSHYYFDNYNSCYGNYGHVTDVYGTPCPSCEKEMTTEMRFVPGRRDVKGKQVAAMEAAGGGYVKGVLTYMVMDNLAVMPMSTISAVTLLNRFHVTDLKSLSEWKVEVGKKEGSELLKASLRSKTVLTDVFVRKWKRGVLVE, encoded by the exons ATGGCGTTGCAGACGCCCAAAAAGCTACTTCAGCTGAAGCTCCTGGTCCACCAGAACTCCGGCCAAGTCCTCTACGCCGAGGCCGGCAAGGACTTCGTCGACTTCCTCTTCGGGTTGCTCGGCGTGCCCCTCGGCCACGCCGCCCGCCTGCTCACGGAGGACCACATGGCCGGCTGCCTCCCCACGCTCTGCAAGAGCTTCCACGAGCTCGAGGACGGCTACTTCGTGCACCCCGCCGACGACCGCGACGCCGTCTTCGTCCCCGACGCCTCCTCGCCCGCCTTCGACATCCTGCGCAGCAGCAGCCCCTCTCCGCCCCAGACCGCCAAGATCTACTACCGCTGCTCCGGCGCGGACACCAGCCACTACTACTTCGACAACTACAACAGCTGCTACGGGAACTACGGCCACGTGACCGACGTCTACGGGACGCCATGTCCGTCGTGCGAGAAGGAGATGACGACCGAGATGAGGTTCGTGCCGGGCAGGAGGGACGTGAAGGGCAAGCAGGTGGCGGCCATGGAAGCTGCGGGTGGGGGTTACGTCAAGGGGGTGCTCACGTACATGGTGATGGACAACTTGGCCGTCATGCCCATGTCCACCATCTCCGCCGTCACTCTCCTCAACAGGTTCCACGTTACGGACCTCAAGTCCCTGAGCGAGTGGAAGGTAGAGGTGGGGAAGAAAGAG GGTTCGGAGCTGCTGAAGGCGTCGTTGCGGTCGAAGACTGTTCTCACGGATGTGTTTGTGAGGAAATGGAAGAGAGGGGTTTTGGTGGAGTGA
- the LOC103978233 gene encoding uracil-DNA glycosylase, mitochondrial-like, whose protein sequence is MGDKGEGQNMASSAKNLDELFHPAKRLRPLSPSEPPDALIPHSPVSPLRKASPARRDPAPESAAASVLTPEQKQRIEINKALARSKRNLRISRERVEKAKAEGMDYVKLEELLVEESWLEALPGELQKPYAKNLCRFVERETRGSVPIYPPPYLVFNALHLTPFDQVKVVIIGQDPYHGHGQAMGLAFSVPGGVKIPSSLVNIFKELKEDLGHSVPLHGNLERWAVQGVLLLNAVLTVRDHQANSHAKKGWEPFTDAIIRTISQKKSGVVFLLWGNSAQEKSRLIDGSKHRILRAAHPSGLSANRGFFGCRHFSETNRALEKLGLSPIDWKL, encoded by the exons ATGGGAGACAAAGGAGAAGGGCAAAATATGGCTTCGTCCGCCAAAAACCTTGACGAGCTCTTCCATCCCGCGAAGCGGCTCCGCCCCCTCTCTCCCTCCGAACCCCCCGACGCCCTAATCCCCCATTCCCCTGTCTCCCCACTCCGTAAGGCCTCCCCCGCCCGCCGCGACCCCGCGCCGGAGTCCGCTGCTGCCTCCGTCCTCACCCCAGAGCAGAAGCAGCGGATCGAGATCAACAAGGCCCTTGCGCGTTCGAAGCGAAACCTCCGGATCAGCAGAGAAAGAGTCGAGAAGGCCAAAG CCGAAGGGATGGATTATGTGAAGCTGGAGGAACTTTTGGTGGAGGAAAGCTGGTTGGAGGCTCTCCCAGGGGAGCTTCAGAAACCGTACGCTAAAAATCTTTGTAGGTTTGTGGAGCGGGAGACGCGAGGGAGTGTTCCGATCTACCCTCCGCCATACCTTGTATTTAATGCTCTCCATTTGACACCCTTTGATCAAGTGAAGGTTGTGATCATCGGACAG GATCCATATCATGGACATGGTCAAGCCATGGGTCTTGCTTTCTCGGTACCAGGTGGGGTCAAGATTCCTTCCAGCCTAGTCAACATTTTTAAGGAACTTAAAGAAGATCTGGGGCATTCTGTGCCATTGCACGGAAATCTGGAAAGATGGGCTGTACAG GGTGTTCTTTTGCTCAATGCTGTCCTCACTG TTAGGGATCATCAAGCTAATTCACATGCCAAAAAGGGGTGGGAGCCATTTACTGATGCTATCATTCGAACAATATCACAGAAGAAATCAGGAGTTGTTTTCCTTCTGTGGGGAAATTCTGCTCAAGAAAAATCAAG ACTGATTGATGGGTCAAAACATCGCATCTTGAGGGCTGCTCATCCTTCTGGCCTTTCTGCTAACAGAGGGTTCTTCGGATGCAG GCATTTTTCTGAGACAAATCGGGCACTGGAGAAACTCGGCCTTTCTCCCATCGATTGGAAACTGTAG
- the LOC135623336 gene encoding uncharacterized protein LOC135623336 — translation MMSVISSHPQNLPLRVFDSSIKSRLSKIQCLGYSATELPPGGTPSAKHQQLISVHGRTRCSRLVIVRAVSDEAESNSSDDDEKDPETKKEEVNGGLSRDYLERIIGIDDSTFSGTDLATLIRKKYGRSYDVLLIKKEFMGRNLLAMNVMWKYMEQRSFPLTEEEYILRLDDIANTLKCWGAVSHIRNSLAKSKERPRIGKAVSIFIDMDETGGRSSEWIYK, via the exons ATGATGAGTGTCATCTCGAGCCATCCTCAAAATTTACCACTTCGAGTCTTTGACAGTTCCATAAAGAGCAGACTAAGTAAAATACAATGTTTGGGATATTCAGCCACAGAGTTGCCTCCTGGAGGGACGCCAAGTGCTAAACATCAACAACTCATTAGTGTCCATGGAAGAACACGATGTTCTAGGCTGGTTATTGTAAGAGCAGTCAGCGATGAAGCAGAATCAAACAGCTCTGATGATGATGAGAAGGACCCGGAAACTAAAAAGGAAGAG GTTAACGGTGGGTTATCCCGTGATTATTTGGAGCGAATAATTGGAATAGATGATTCAACTTTTAGTGGAACGGATCTTGCAACTCTAATCAGGAAAAAGTATGGTAGATCATATGATGTCCTACTAATTAAGAAG GAATTTATGGGACGAAACTTGCTGGCAATGAATGTCATGTGGAAATACATGGAGCAG AGATCCTTTCCCTTGACTGAAGAGGAGTATATATTGAGGCTTGATGACATAGCAAATACGTTGAAGTGTTGGGGAGCTGTCTCACATATTCGGAATAGCCTTGCTAAATCGAAGGAACGTCCTCGAATAGGAAAA GCAGTCAGCATCTTCATAGACATGGATGAAACTGGGGGCCGTTCTAGCGAGTGGATCTACAAGTGA
- the LOC103978232 gene encoding ATP-dependent Clp protease adapter protein CLPS2, chloroplastic-like, with protein sequence MALSGRVGASWPALNFCNPVPSAPHVSTLPMPSKSRDVMALVAAATGGGLGSSRGGAGLLERPTFDQSQFDPLPEAQEGGDIGRLASRKGLGSGDSYKVLLIDDPRHTEKLVENVLPQVVPSVTADGARQLFRESRQLGVAVVIVTVKEHAEFYAQMMVRRGLRSAIEPDSNLEA encoded by the exons ATGGCTCTTAGCGGCAGAGTTGGAGCATCATGGCCTGCTCTCAACTTCTGCAACCCGGTCCCTTCGGCTCCCCACGTTTCTACCCTGCCCATGCCGTCTAAGTCGAGGGATGTGATGGCGTTGGTCGCCGCTGCGACCGGCGGCGGGTTGGGGTCGTCGAGAGGAGGAGCCGGGCTGTTGGAGCGCCCCACCTTCGACCAGTCCCAGTTCGACCCCCTCCCCGAAGCCCAAGAAG GTGGAGACATAGGCAGGCTTGCGTCGAGGAAAGGCCTGGGAAGCGGAGACAGCTACAAAGTTCTGCTCATTGATGATCCACGCCACACGGAGAAGCTAG TGGAAAATGTTCTGCCACAAGTCGTGCCATCCGTTACAGCCGACGGTGCGAGACAACTATTTCGCGAGTCTCGGCAACTGGGTGTCGCAGTGGTTATTGTTACTGTTAAG GAGCACGCGGAGTTCTACGCGCAGATGATGGTACGCCGTGGGTTGCGTTCCGCGATAGAACCCGATTCCAACCTGGAAGCATGA
- the LOC103978236 gene encoding BTB/POZ domain-containing protein At3g19850 isoform X2 encodes MQELCDLKVHVNEQHTFLLHQRVLCSFSGKLKEMVSQERQRSQPKGSGVGIMEFPGGACGFELVSRFCYNNGSIAMTPSNICLLHCSAILLEMTEDVSSCNLLRQTETFLDGVFHWTWNDILTALKSCELFFPTADSCGLLQKLVSSLLAKIAANSEMMPLLSATPFPSSSSSSSSPDTSGFRCSSSTKTPEPMKPCSNREWWFDDLTILAPSTIEKIMKTLGAYGTDNKNLVLTRFLLHYLKTVVQRPCSGVGCGNLGHCKEEYGGLADTAVHGVALMGRTAFSCRGLFWVLRVVSGLGLSKECRRKLERLMGLVLDQATLDDLLVSGHDGGVYDVNLVLRLVRIFVSTEEGGGASSQRMKKVGRLTDKYLGEISPDQSLKVSKFLEVAESLPDSARDCFDGVYRALDIYLESHPTLSTEERTRLCGCLNYEKLTLEACKDLAKNPRVPPGVAVQALVSQHSKLIIGTDVAEPSRTPAASPESPHEKQQLKLSLQRMQCRVKELEKACRNMKGQMSKMVKTKSMNHSNRGMPRLC; translated from the exons ATGCAGGAACTCTGTGATCTCAAGGTTCATGTCAATGAGCAGCACACCTTCCTCCTGCATCAG AGAGTCCTCTGTTCCTTCTCGGGCAAGCTGAAGGAGATGGTGAGCCAAGAGAGGCAGAGAAGCCAGCCAAAGGGCTCAGGAGTTGGGATAATGGAGTTTCCAGGAGGAGCATGTGGTTTTGAGCTGGTGTCCAGATTCTGCTACAACAATGGGAGCATCGCCATGACGCCATCCAACATCTGTCTCCTCCACTGCTCCGCCATTCTTCTTGAGATGACTGAAGATGTCTCCTCCTGCAATCTTTTGAGGCAGACGGAGACCTTCTTGGATGGAGTGTTCCACTGGACATGGAATGACATCCTAACAGCTTTGAAGAGCTGTGAGCTCTTCTTCCCAACTGCCGACTCCTGTGGCCTACTCCAGAAGCTCGTCTCATCCCTCCTGGCAAAGATAGCGGCCAATTCAGAGATGATGCCACTCCTGTCGGCAACGCCATTTCCgtcatcttcatcttcttcctcctcgcctGATACCTCTGGTTTCAGGTGCTCCTCATCTACCAAGACCCCCGAGCCGATGAAGCCTTGTTCCAACAGGGAATGGTGGTTCGATGACCTCACCATCTTGGCACCCAGCACCATAGAAAAGATCATGAAGACCCTCGGAGCTTATGGTACTGACAACAAGAACCTCGTCCTGACCAGGTTTCTCTTGCATTACCTCAAGACGGTGGTCCAGAGGCCATGCTCTGGCGTCGGATGCGGGAACCTTGGTCACTGTAAGGAAGAGTACGGTGGTCTTGCCGACACTGCAGTCCATGGAGTGGCGCTGATGGGAAGAACAGCCTTCTCCTGCAGAGGACTGTTCTGGGTGCTGAGGGTGGTCTCAGGCCTGGGCCTCAGCAAGGAATGCAGGCGGAAGCTGGAGAGGCTGATGGGACTCGTGCTCGACCAGGCCACACTGGATGATCTCTTGGTGTCGGGGCACGATGGAGGTGTCTATGATGTCAACCTGGTGCTGAGGTTGGTTAGAATATTCGTGAGCACCGAGGAGGGTGGTGGCGCCTCCTCGCAGAGGATGAAGAAGGTAGGGAGGTTGACCGACAAGTACCTGGGGGAGATCTCTCCTGACCAGAGCTTGAAGGTGTCCAAGTTTCTCGAGGTGGCTGAGAGCCTCCCGGATTCAGCTCGAGACTGCTTTGATGGAGTCTACAGAGCTTTGGACATCTACCTCGAG TCACACCCAACGCTCTCCACCGAGGAGCGGACAAGGCTGTGCGGATGCCTCAACTACGAGAAGCTCACACTCGAGGCCTGCAAGGACCTGGCAAAGAACCCACGGGTGCCGCCGGGAGTCGCCGTCCAAGCGCTGGTCTCGCAGCACTCCAAGTTGATCATCGGAACCGACGTGGCCGAACCGTCGCGGACGCCGGCCGCCTCCCCGGAGTCGCCGCATGAGAAGCAGCAGCTCAAGCTCAGCCTTCAAAGGATGCAGTGCAGGGTGAAGGAACTGGAGAAGGCGTGCAGGAACATGAAGGGCCAGATGTCGAAGATGGTGAAGACCAAGTCCATGAACCACAGCAACAGAGGAATGCCAAGGCTCTGTTGA
- the LOC103978236 gene encoding BTB/POZ domain-containing protein At3g19850 isoform X1, translated as MQELCDLKVHVNEQHTFLLHQVLIPQPTHHVVSSSFLSFTSGNLSLLLQRVLCSFSGKLKEMVSQERQRSQPKGSGVGIMEFPGGACGFELVSRFCYNNGSIAMTPSNICLLHCSAILLEMTEDVSSCNLLRQTETFLDGVFHWTWNDILTALKSCELFFPTADSCGLLQKLVSSLLAKIAANSEMMPLLSATPFPSSSSSSSSPDTSGFRCSSSTKTPEPMKPCSNREWWFDDLTILAPSTIEKIMKTLGAYGTDNKNLVLTRFLLHYLKTVVQRPCSGVGCGNLGHCKEEYGGLADTAVHGVALMGRTAFSCRGLFWVLRVVSGLGLSKECRRKLERLMGLVLDQATLDDLLVSGHDGGVYDVNLVLRLVRIFVSTEEGGGASSQRMKKVGRLTDKYLGEISPDQSLKVSKFLEVAESLPDSARDCFDGVYRALDIYLESHPTLSTEERTRLCGCLNYEKLTLEACKDLAKNPRVPPGVAVQALVSQHSKLIIGTDVAEPSRTPAASPESPHEKQQLKLSLQRMQCRVKELEKACRNMKGQMSKMVKTKSMNHSNRGMPRLC; from the exons ATGCAGGAACTCTGTGATCTCAAGGTTCATGTCAATGAGCAGCACACCTTCCTCCTGCATCAGGTACTCATTCCTCAACCCACACATCATGTGGTGTCGTCCAGCTTTCTCTCCTTCACTTCTGGCAATCTAAGTCTTCTATTGCAGAGAGTCCTCTGTTCCTTCTCGGGCAAGCTGAAGGAGATGGTGAGCCAAGAGAGGCAGAGAAGCCAGCCAAAGGGCTCAGGAGTTGGGATAATGGAGTTTCCAGGAGGAGCATGTGGTTTTGAGCTGGTGTCCAGATTCTGCTACAACAATGGGAGCATCGCCATGACGCCATCCAACATCTGTCTCCTCCACTGCTCCGCCATTCTTCTTGAGATGACTGAAGATGTCTCCTCCTGCAATCTTTTGAGGCAGACGGAGACCTTCTTGGATGGAGTGTTCCACTGGACATGGAATGACATCCTAACAGCTTTGAAGAGCTGTGAGCTCTTCTTCCCAACTGCCGACTCCTGTGGCCTACTCCAGAAGCTCGTCTCATCCCTCCTGGCAAAGATAGCGGCCAATTCAGAGATGATGCCACTCCTGTCGGCAACGCCATTTCCgtcatcttcatcttcttcctcctcgcctGATACCTCTGGTTTCAGGTGCTCCTCATCTACCAAGACCCCCGAGCCGATGAAGCCTTGTTCCAACAGGGAATGGTGGTTCGATGACCTCACCATCTTGGCACCCAGCACCATAGAAAAGATCATGAAGACCCTCGGAGCTTATGGTACTGACAACAAGAACCTCGTCCTGACCAGGTTTCTCTTGCATTACCTCAAGACGGTGGTCCAGAGGCCATGCTCTGGCGTCGGATGCGGGAACCTTGGTCACTGTAAGGAAGAGTACGGTGGTCTTGCCGACACTGCAGTCCATGGAGTGGCGCTGATGGGAAGAACAGCCTTCTCCTGCAGAGGACTGTTCTGGGTGCTGAGGGTGGTCTCAGGCCTGGGCCTCAGCAAGGAATGCAGGCGGAAGCTGGAGAGGCTGATGGGACTCGTGCTCGACCAGGCCACACTGGATGATCTCTTGGTGTCGGGGCACGATGGAGGTGTCTATGATGTCAACCTGGTGCTGAGGTTGGTTAGAATATTCGTGAGCACCGAGGAGGGTGGTGGCGCCTCCTCGCAGAGGATGAAGAAGGTAGGGAGGTTGACCGACAAGTACCTGGGGGAGATCTCTCCTGACCAGAGCTTGAAGGTGTCCAAGTTTCTCGAGGTGGCTGAGAGCCTCCCGGATTCAGCTCGAGACTGCTTTGATGGAGTCTACAGAGCTTTGGACATCTACCTCGAG TCACACCCAACGCTCTCCACCGAGGAGCGGACAAGGCTGTGCGGATGCCTCAACTACGAGAAGCTCACACTCGAGGCCTGCAAGGACCTGGCAAAGAACCCACGGGTGCCGCCGGGAGTCGCCGTCCAAGCGCTGGTCTCGCAGCACTCCAAGTTGATCATCGGAACCGACGTGGCCGAACCGTCGCGGACGCCGGCCGCCTCCCCGGAGTCGCCGCATGAGAAGCAGCAGCTCAAGCTCAGCCTTCAAAGGATGCAGTGCAGGGTGAAGGAACTGGAGAAGGCGTGCAGGAACATGAAGGGCCAGATGTCGAAGATGGTGAAGACCAAGTCCATGAACCACAGCAACAGAGGAATGCCAAGGCTCTGTTGA
- the LOC103978236 gene encoding BTB/POZ domain-containing protein At3g19850 isoform X3, whose protein sequence is MQELCDLKVHVNEQHTFLLHQVLIPQPTHHVVSSSFLSFTSGNLSLLLQRVLCSFSGKLKEMVSQERQRSQPKGSGVGIMEFPGGACGFELVSRFCYNNGSIAMTPSNICLLHCSAILLEMTEDVSSCNLLRQTETFLDGVFHWTWNDILTALKSCELFFPTADSCGLLQKLVSSLLAKIAANSEMMPLLSATPFPSSSSSSSSPDTSGFRCSSSTKTPEPMKPCSNREWWFDDLTILAPSTIEKIMKTLGAYGTDNKNLVLTRFLLHYLKTVVQRPCSGVGCGNLGHCKEEYGGLADTAVHGVALMGRTAFSCRGLFWVLRVVSGLGLSKECRRKLERLMGLVLDQATLDDLLVSGHDGGVYDVNLVLRLVRIFVSTEEGGGASSQRMKKVGRLTDKYLGEISPDQSLKVSKFLEVAESLPDSARDCFDGVYRALDIYLEHLNHGARVVAVTPNALHRGADKAVRMPQLREAHTRGLQGPGKEPTGAAGSRRPSAGLAALQVDHRNRRGRTVADAGRLPGVAA, encoded by the exons ATGCAGGAACTCTGTGATCTCAAGGTTCATGTCAATGAGCAGCACACCTTCCTCCTGCATCAGGTACTCATTCCTCAACCCACACATCATGTGGTGTCGTCCAGCTTTCTCTCCTTCACTTCTGGCAATCTAAGTCTTCTATTGCAGAGAGTCCTCTGTTCCTTCTCGGGCAAGCTGAAGGAGATGGTGAGCCAAGAGAGGCAGAGAAGCCAGCCAAAGGGCTCAGGAGTTGGGATAATGGAGTTTCCAGGAGGAGCATGTGGTTTTGAGCTGGTGTCCAGATTCTGCTACAACAATGGGAGCATCGCCATGACGCCATCCAACATCTGTCTCCTCCACTGCTCCGCCATTCTTCTTGAGATGACTGAAGATGTCTCCTCCTGCAATCTTTTGAGGCAGACGGAGACCTTCTTGGATGGAGTGTTCCACTGGACATGGAATGACATCCTAACAGCTTTGAAGAGCTGTGAGCTCTTCTTCCCAACTGCCGACTCCTGTGGCCTACTCCAGAAGCTCGTCTCATCCCTCCTGGCAAAGATAGCGGCCAATTCAGAGATGATGCCACTCCTGTCGGCAACGCCATTTCCgtcatcttcatcttcttcctcctcgcctGATACCTCTGGTTTCAGGTGCTCCTCATCTACCAAGACCCCCGAGCCGATGAAGCCTTGTTCCAACAGGGAATGGTGGTTCGATGACCTCACCATCTTGGCACCCAGCACCATAGAAAAGATCATGAAGACCCTCGGAGCTTATGGTACTGACAACAAGAACCTCGTCCTGACCAGGTTTCTCTTGCATTACCTCAAGACGGTGGTCCAGAGGCCATGCTCTGGCGTCGGATGCGGGAACCTTGGTCACTGTAAGGAAGAGTACGGTGGTCTTGCCGACACTGCAGTCCATGGAGTGGCGCTGATGGGAAGAACAGCCTTCTCCTGCAGAGGACTGTTCTGGGTGCTGAGGGTGGTCTCAGGCCTGGGCCTCAGCAAGGAATGCAGGCGGAAGCTGGAGAGGCTGATGGGACTCGTGCTCGACCAGGCCACACTGGATGATCTCTTGGTGTCGGGGCACGATGGAGGTGTCTATGATGTCAACCTGGTGCTGAGGTTGGTTAGAATATTCGTGAGCACCGAGGAGGGTGGTGGCGCCTCCTCGCAGAGGATGAAGAAGGTAGGGAGGTTGACCGACAAGTACCTGGGGGAGATCTCTCCTGACCAGAGCTTGAAGGTGTCCAAGTTTCTCGAGGTGGCTGAGAGCCTCCCGGATTCAGCTCGAGACTGCTTTGATGGAGTCTACAGAGCTTTGGACATCTACCTCGAG CATCTGAACCATGGAGCTCGTGTTGTGGCAGTCACACCCAACGCTCTCCACCGAGGAGCGGACAAGGCTGTGCGGATGCCTCAACTACGAGAAGCTCACACTCGAGGCCTGCAAGGACCTGGCAAAGAACCCACGGGTGCCGCCGGGAGTCGCCGTCCAAGCGCTGGTCTCGCAGCACTCCAAGTTGATCATCGGAACCGACGTGGCCGAACCGTCGCGGACGCCGGCCGCCTCCCCGGAGTCGCCGCATGA
- the LOC103978236 gene encoding BTB/POZ domain-containing protein At3g19850 isoform X4, with protein sequence MQELCDLKVHVNEQHTFLLHQVLIPQPTHHVVSSSFLSFTSGNLSLLLQRVLCSFSGKLKEMVSQERQRSQPKGSGVGIMEFPGGACGFELVSRFCYNNGSIAMTPSNICLLHCSAILLEMTEDVSSCNLLRQTETFLDGVFHWTWNDILTALKSCELFFPTADSCGLLQKLVSSLLAKIAANSEMMPLLSATPFPSSSSSSSSPDTSGFRCSSSTKTPEPMKPCSNREWWFDDLTILAPSTIEKIMKTLGAYGTDNKNLVLTRFLLHYLKTVVQRPCSGVGCGNLGHCKEEYGGLADTAVHGVALMGRTAFSCRGLFWVLRVVSGLGLSKECRRKLERLMGLVLDQATLDDLLVSGHDGGVYDVNLVLRLVRIFVSTEEGGGASSQRMKKVGRLTDKYLGEISPDQSLKVSKFLEVAESLPDSARDCFDGVYRALDIYLEFIIQACPQLDLSSAIFLLSATGS encoded by the exons ATGCAGGAACTCTGTGATCTCAAGGTTCATGTCAATGAGCAGCACACCTTCCTCCTGCATCAGGTACTCATTCCTCAACCCACACATCATGTGGTGTCGTCCAGCTTTCTCTCCTTCACTTCTGGCAATCTAAGTCTTCTATTGCAGAGAGTCCTCTGTTCCTTCTCGGGCAAGCTGAAGGAGATGGTGAGCCAAGAGAGGCAGAGAAGCCAGCCAAAGGGCTCAGGAGTTGGGATAATGGAGTTTCCAGGAGGAGCATGTGGTTTTGAGCTGGTGTCCAGATTCTGCTACAACAATGGGAGCATCGCCATGACGCCATCCAACATCTGTCTCCTCCACTGCTCCGCCATTCTTCTTGAGATGACTGAAGATGTCTCCTCCTGCAATCTTTTGAGGCAGACGGAGACCTTCTTGGATGGAGTGTTCCACTGGACATGGAATGACATCCTAACAGCTTTGAAGAGCTGTGAGCTCTTCTTCCCAACTGCCGACTCCTGTGGCCTACTCCAGAAGCTCGTCTCATCCCTCCTGGCAAAGATAGCGGCCAATTCAGAGATGATGCCACTCCTGTCGGCAACGCCATTTCCgtcatcttcatcttcttcctcctcgcctGATACCTCTGGTTTCAGGTGCTCCTCATCTACCAAGACCCCCGAGCCGATGAAGCCTTGTTCCAACAGGGAATGGTGGTTCGATGACCTCACCATCTTGGCACCCAGCACCATAGAAAAGATCATGAAGACCCTCGGAGCTTATGGTACTGACAACAAGAACCTCGTCCTGACCAGGTTTCTCTTGCATTACCTCAAGACGGTGGTCCAGAGGCCATGCTCTGGCGTCGGATGCGGGAACCTTGGTCACTGTAAGGAAGAGTACGGTGGTCTTGCCGACACTGCAGTCCATGGAGTGGCGCTGATGGGAAGAACAGCCTTCTCCTGCAGAGGACTGTTCTGGGTGCTGAGGGTGGTCTCAGGCCTGGGCCTCAGCAAGGAATGCAGGCGGAAGCTGGAGAGGCTGATGGGACTCGTGCTCGACCAGGCCACACTGGATGATCTCTTGGTGTCGGGGCACGATGGAGGTGTCTATGATGTCAACCTGGTGCTGAGGTTGGTTAGAATATTCGTGAGCACCGAGGAGGGTGGTGGCGCCTCCTCGCAGAGGATGAAGAAGGTAGGGAGGTTGACCGACAAGTACCTGGGGGAGATCTCTCCTGACCAGAGCTTGAAGGTGTCCAAGTTTCTCGAGGTGGCTGAGAGCCTCCCGGATTCAGCTCGAGACTGCTTTGATGGAGTCTACAGAGCTTTGGACATCTACCTCGAG TTCATAATTCAGGCATGTCCTCAATTAGATTTGTCGTCTGCTATATTTCTGCTCTCTGCCACTGGATCTTGA